CGATGCGGTCAAGTGCCGCGTCGTCCAAGGTGAGTTCGGCGCCCTTGAGCAGCCCGTCCAACTGCTCACTCGTGCGCGGCCCGATGATGACCGACGTCACTGCCGGGTGCGCGGCGGCGAAGGCCACGGCCAACTCGGGCAGCGTGCAGCCGAGGTCGTCCGCCAGCTCCACCAACTGCTCGACCACGTCGAGCTTCGCCACGTTCACCGGCAGCGCCGGGTCGAAGCGGGCCGGCATGAGCGCGGCCCGGCCGCTGCTCAGGTCGACCGAACTCCCCTTGCGGTACTTGCCGGTGAGGAAACCGGACGCCAGTGGACTCCAGGTCAGGACACCCATCCCGTAACGCTCGCAGACCGGCAGCACCGACCTCTCGACACCGCGCGCCAGGATCGAGTACGGCGGCTGCTCGGTCCGGAACCGCTGGAGCGCCCGCCGTTCGGCGACCACGTGCGACTCCACTATCTCCTCGGCGGGGAACGTCGAACAGCCGAACGCGCGGATCTTGCCCTGCCGGACCAGATCGGTCAGCGCGGACAGCGTCTCCTCGATGTCCGTGGTGTGGTCGGGCCGGTGGATCTGGTAGAGGTCGATCCACTCCGTGTCCAGCCGCCTGAGGCTCTCCTCCACCTCCCTGACGATCCAGCGCCGCGAGTTGCCGCCCCGGTTGCGGCCCTCGCCCATCGGGAAGTGGACCTTGGTCGCGAGGACGACGTCGTCGCGGCGGCCCTTCAGGGCCTTGCCCACGATCGTCTCGGACTCACCGGCGGAGTACATGTCCGCCGTGTCGACGAAGTTGATCCCCCGGTCGAGCGCGGCGTGGATGACGCGCACGCAGTCGTCGTGGTCCTTGTTGCCGATGAACCCGAACATCAT
Above is a window of Streptomyces sp. NBC_01498 DNA encoding:
- a CDS encoding aldo/keto reductase, with the protein product MRYRTLGRTGIEVSAHCLGTMMFGFIGNKDHDDCVRVIHAALDRGINFVDTADMYSAGESETIVGKALKGRRDDVVLATKVHFPMGEGRNRGGNSRRWIVREVEESLRRLDTEWIDLYQIHRPDHTTDIEETLSALTDLVRQGKIRAFGCSTFPAEEIVESHVVAERRALQRFRTEQPPYSILARGVERSVLPVCERYGMGVLTWSPLASGFLTGKYRKGSSVDLSSGRAALMPARFDPALPVNVAKLDVVEQLVELADDLGCTLPELAVAFAAAHPAVTSVIIGPRTSEQLDGLLKGAELTLDDAALDRIDEIVAPGTDVYHPDGAWRPPVLADAALRRRPVGDRAAA